One Chitinophagaceae bacterium C216 genomic window carries:
- the xylB gene encoding Xylulose kinase, with translation MLLLGIDVGTSSIKVSVVDAATQQTLASAQYPETEREIISLQQGWAEQSPERWWNDVKCAIQKLHQQGKYNKSDIGAIGISYQMHGLVLLDKENKVLRNSIIWCDSRAVPYGEKALEELGKEKCLSELLNSPGNFTAAKLAWVKEHEPSLFEKIDKIMLPGDFIAQRLTGQSTTTPSALSEGIFWNFKTHALSEAVMQYFGFDNHIIPEIKNVFAEHGQLCPSVADELSLEPGIPVSYKAGDQPNNALSLNVLEPGEVAATAGTSGVIYGISDQLTYDLESRINSFAHVNYTDTLNRIGVLLCINGTGILNRWVKNLVGNLSYPDMNEMAASVKPGSNGLFVLPFGNGAERMLNNKIIGTHFYHIDLNKHTQAHVIRAAQEGIAFSFRYGLDIMRSNGMTPSVIRASRANMFLSPVFTEAFVNATNIPVELYDCDGSVGAAIGAGIGVGYFKNTAEAFKNQQVLQVIQPTQTALYNDLYQDWKALLMQRLQTEAEK, from the coding sequence ATGTTGCTACTAGGCATAGATGTGGGCACCTCTTCCATAAAAGTTTCGGTAGTAGATGCCGCAACACAACAAACGCTTGCATCAGCACAATATCCTGAAACCGAGCGTGAGATTATCTCTCTACAACAGGGCTGGGCCGAGCAATCGCCCGAACGCTGGTGGAATGATGTCAAATGCGCCATTCAAAAGCTCCACCAACAAGGTAAATACAATAAAAGCGATATTGGAGCCATTGGTATCTCGTATCAGATGCATGGCCTCGTTTTATTGGATAAAGAAAATAAAGTACTGCGCAATAGCATTATATGGTGCGACAGCCGAGCGGTACCTTACGGAGAAAAGGCATTAGAAGAATTGGGTAAAGAAAAATGTTTATCAGAACTGTTGAACTCTCCGGGTAATTTTACCGCAGCTAAACTAGCCTGGGTAAAAGAACATGAACCTTCATTGTTTGAGAAGATTGATAAAATCATGCTACCTGGCGACTTTATCGCTCAAAGACTTACAGGACAAAGCACTACTACTCCCTCGGCTTTATCCGAAGGCATTTTTTGGAATTTCAAAACACATGCCCTTTCGGAAGCGGTAATGCAATATTTCGGATTTGATAACCACATCATCCCTGAAATAAAAAATGTATTTGCAGAACACGGGCAGTTGTGCCCATCCGTAGCAGATGAATTATCCTTAGAACCAGGCATTCCCGTGTCTTACAAAGCCGGTGACCAGCCTAACAATGCGTTATCCTTGAACGTACTCGAACCGGGCGAAGTAGCCGCAACGGCAGGAACATCGGGCGTGATTTACGGCATCAGCGACCAGCTTACGTACGATTTGGAAAGTCGCATCAATAGCTTTGCTCACGTAAATTATACAGATACGCTTAACCGCATCGGCGTATTGCTTTGTATAAACGGAACAGGCATACTTAACCGATGGGTAAAAAATTTGGTAGGCAATCTTTCTTACCCCGATATGAATGAAATGGCGGCCTCCGTAAAACCGGGCAGCAACGGCTTATTTGTATTGCCATTTGGTAACGGGGCCGAACGCATGCTGAACAATAAAATCATCGGTACTCATTTTTATCATATCGATTTAAACAAGCATACACAGGCACACGTTATTCGTGCAGCACAGGAAGGTATTGCCTTTTCTTTCCGATACGGACTGGACATTATGCGTAGCAACGGTATGACACCTTCTGTAATACGTGCCAGCAGAGCCAACATGTTTTTAAGTCCTGTATTTACAGAAGCGTTTGTAAATGCTACCAATATTCCTGTGGAACTGTACGACTGCGATGGTAGCGTAGGTGCCGCTATTGGTGCAGGAATAGGCGTTGGATATTTCAAAAATACTGCAGAAGCCTTTAAAAATCAACAAGTGCTACAAGTAATTCAGCCTACTCAAACTGCACTTTATAATGACTTATACCAAGATTGGAAAGCCTTATTGATGCAGCGTTTGCAAACAGAGGCCGAGAAATAA
- the xylA gene encoding Xylose isomerase, whose amino-acid sequence MNILLGEKEYFPGVKKIQYEGPESDNPLAFRWYDENKVVAGKTLKEHFKFACAYWHSFVNDGNDPFGTGTHFYVWNQKSDPIERAKDKMDAAFEFITKMNIPYYCFHDVDVVDHTSDVRENDRRLQTMVAYAKEKQKASGVKLLWGTANVFSNPRYMNGASTNPEFSVLAHAAAQVKNAIDATIELGGDAYVFWGGREGYMTLLNTNMKREKEHLARFLHTAKEYGRRNGFKGVFLIEPKPMEPTKHQYDYDTETVVGFLRQWGLLDDFKVNIEVNHATLAGHTFQHELQVAADNGVLGSLDANRGDYQNGWDTDQFPNNIYELTEAMLIFLEAGGLQGGGINFDAKIRRNSTDPLDIFYAHIGGMDTFARALITADKIINNTDYLKLRKERYASFDSGKGKEFEEGKLTLEDLRQYAIEVGEPPLVSGRQEYLENLINRYI is encoded by the coding sequence ATGAACATTCTTCTGGGCGAGAAAGAATACTTTCCGGGGGTGAAAAAAATTCAATATGAAGGCCCTGAAAGCGATAATCCGCTTGCATTTCGCTGGTATGATGAAAACAAAGTTGTAGCAGGAAAGACATTAAAAGAACATTTCAAGTTTGCTTGCGCATATTGGCATTCTTTTGTCAACGATGGAAATGATCCTTTTGGAACAGGAACTCATTTTTATGTTTGGAACCAAAAATCAGACCCCATAGAGCGCGCAAAAGACAAGATGGATGCGGCTTTTGAGTTCATCACTAAAATGAACATACCTTATTACTGTTTTCATGATGTGGATGTTGTGGACCACACGAGCGACGTTAGAGAAAACGATAGAAGATTGCAGACAATGGTAGCGTACGCTAAAGAAAAACAGAAAGCTAGTGGGGTAAAGCTTCTTTGGGGAACAGCCAATGTGTTCTCTAATCCACGTTATATGAACGGAGCTTCCACCAATCCGGAGTTCAGCGTACTAGCACACGCTGCTGCACAAGTAAAAAACGCCATTGATGCAACAATTGAACTTGGTGGTGATGCTTATGTGTTTTGGGGTGGCCGCGAAGGTTATATGACTTTGCTAAACACTAACATGAAGCGTGAAAAAGAGCATCTGGCGCGCTTTTTACATACCGCTAAAGAATATGGACGCCGCAATGGTTTTAAAGGCGTGTTTCTTATCGAGCCTAAACCCATGGAGCCTACTAAACATCAATACGATTATGATACCGAAACCGTAGTGGGCTTTTTAAGACAATGGGGTTTGTTAGACGACTTTAAGGTAAATATTGAGGTAAACCATGCTACATTAGCCGGGCATACTTTCCAGCATGAATTACAAGTAGCTGCAGATAATGGTGTATTAGGTTCTCTGGATGCAAACCGAGGCGACTATCAGAACGGCTGGGATACCGATCAGTTCCCCAACAATATTTACGAACTTACAGAAGCAATGCTGATTTTCCTCGAAGCAGGTGGCCTGCAAGGTGGGGGTATTAATTTCGATGCAAAAATTAGACGTAATTCTACCGACCCATTGGATATATTCTACGCTCATATCGGAGGAATGGATACTTTCGCCCGCGCTTTGATTACAGCAGATAAAATCATCAATAATACAGATTACCTTAAACTGCGTAAAGAACGTTATGCTTCTTTCGACAGCGGAAAAGGCAAGGAATTTGAAGAAGGTAAACTGACACTGGAAGATCTGCGTCAGTACGCTATAGAAGTAGGAGAACCCCCATTAGTTAGTGGAAGACAAGAATATCTGGAAAATTTAATCAACAGATATATCTAA
- a CDS encoding TonB-dependent receptor P3, giving the protein MTLIMLFMFWGITVFAQDSMIITGRVLSENNEPISGASITEDGTNAYTISLQDGTFRIQVKSDNPKLMITNVGYEPLLLNVKKEEFSNLVVRLRINPQAMENVVVVGYGEQKKESVVGAITQTTGEVLQRAGGVTNLGMALTGNLPGVVTISSTGMPGAEDPQILIRAQTSWNNSAPLILVDGVERSISSIDIASVQTVSVLKDASATAVFGVKGANGVILITTKQGAKGKANIEIRSNMTAKMASKLPEKYDSYDALSLKNQVIERELRLVPGGWTAYKPYAILDKYRNPATPEERDRYPNVDWVDALFKDVAWSNNTSANVSGGTNFVTYFAGVDFVYEGDLFKTFQNGRGYNAGYGYTRLNARSNLDFNLTKTTKFSTKLFGSNGVRKVPWNASDGDATFWASAYRTSPDAMWPIYSDGTWGWYAPRNADVPNSVYLLAMSGVEKRTRTQLTTDFILTQDLSMITKGLSIRGNLSMDNIFQEVGRGINDLYNNAQRKWVDPETGTIMYEQQINSGTQLDFTDGVKWSSESGRMNMGATYRRINYSARINYARKFGVHDVGAMGLVQREKYATGSEFFHYREDWVFRVTYNYASRYFFEANGAYNGSEKFGPDYRFAFFPSLSLGWMLTNEKFMENVEFLNTFKIRGSWGLIGDDNVSGRWLYADQWTYGGNAVMGPVPSNTPYTFYRISTLGNPFISWETVEKRNIGVDYSFLRGKISGSFDYFSDDRRDIIIGGNSRAIPSYFGVTAPSANLGRVKANGYEFEIRLTHSFANGLRAWVNANFTHAKNKVIFRDSPQLLPAYQKTEGYPIGQTRAFLDYGFLTSWDDVYASTPRTSNNNNKLPGDFNIIDFNGDGVIDDYDRAPYMYPSNPQNTYSPSLGIDWKGWNLFLQFYGVNNVTREVAFPTFHSTSNVAYVEGTYWTVQRGGDIPYPRWSTILGGEAVGTRYLYDGSYLRLKNAEIGYTISGKAINRLGVQKCKIYLNGSNLFLWTKMPDDRESNFSGSSSFGAYPTLRRFNFGIDITL; this is encoded by the coding sequence ATGACGCTGATAATGCTGTTTATGTTTTGGGGCATTACAGTTTTTGCTCAGGACTCTATGATTATTACTGGTAGGGTTTTGTCCGAAAACAATGAGCCTATTTCTGGAGCCAGTATTACTGAGGATGGAACTAACGCTTACACCATTAGCCTGCAGGATGGAACTTTTAGAATACAAGTTAAAAGCGACAATCCGAAGCTGATGATTACCAACGTAGGTTATGAGCCACTGCTCCTAAATGTTAAGAAGGAAGAGTTTTCCAATCTGGTGGTTCGTTTGAGAATTAACCCGCAGGCTATGGAAAATGTAGTGGTAGTGGGTTATGGTGAACAAAAGAAAGAAAGTGTAGTAGGTGCTATTACACAAACCACCGGAGAGGTTTTACAGCGAGCAGGTGGGGTGACCAACTTGGGTATGGCCCTTACAGGTAACCTGCCTGGTGTTGTTACTATATCTTCTACCGGTATGCCTGGTGCAGAAGATCCTCAGATTCTGATTCGTGCACAGACTTCTTGGAATAACAGTGCTCCCTTGATACTTGTAGATGGTGTGGAAAGATCTATTAGCTCTATCGACATCGCATCGGTGCAAACTGTGTCGGTATTAAAGGATGCGTCCGCCACAGCTGTATTTGGGGTAAAAGGTGCAAATGGTGTAATACTTATTACTACCAAGCAAGGTGCAAAAGGAAAGGCGAATATTGAGATTCGCTCCAACATGACAGCCAAAATGGCTTCAAAACTACCGGAGAAATATGATTCTTATGACGCCTTATCTCTGAAAAATCAGGTAATTGAGCGTGAACTGAGGCTGGTACCCGGAGGATGGACAGCTTATAAGCCTTACGCTATATTAGATAAATATCGTAATCCCGCAACTCCCGAAGAAAGAGACAGATATCCCAATGTTGACTGGGTGGATGCCTTGTTCAAGGATGTTGCTTGGTCTAATAATACTAGCGCAAACGTTTCCGGTGGTACCAACTTTGTAACATACTTTGCAGGAGTAGACTTTGTATACGAAGGAGACTTGTTCAAAACATTTCAGAACGGTAGAGGTTATAATGCTGGATACGGTTATACACGTTTGAACGCGCGTAGTAACTTAGACTTTAATCTTACCAAGACTACCAAATTTTCAACCAAACTATTTGGTTCGAATGGTGTAAGAAAAGTGCCTTGGAACGCATCCGACGGCGATGCTACTTTCTGGGCATCAGCCTATCGTACCTCACCAGATGCCATGTGGCCGATATATTCCGACGGTACTTGGGGTTGGTATGCTCCAAGAAATGCCGATGTTCCTAACTCGGTATACCTCCTTGCTATGTCGGGAGTGGAGAAAAGAACTCGAACACAACTTACTACAGACTTTATTTTGACGCAAGATTTATCCATGATCACCAAAGGTCTCAGTATTAGAGGTAACCTGTCCATGGATAACATATTCCAGGAAGTAGGAAGGGGTATTAATGACTTATATAATAATGCGCAGCGCAAATGGGTAGATCCCGAAACCGGAACTATAATGTATGAGCAGCAGATCAATAGTGGTACACAGCTTGACTTTACGGATGGTGTGAAATGGTCTAGCGAATCCGGAAGAATGAATATGGGCGCTACCTACAGACGTATCAACTACTCTGCAAGAATTAACTATGCCAGAAAGTTCGGAGTGCACGATGTAGGTGCTATGGGATTGGTACAAAGAGAAAAATATGCGACCGGTAGTGAGTTTTTCCACTACAGAGAAGACTGGGTGTTTAGAGTTACTTATAACTATGCCAGCAGATACTTCTTCGAAGCAAACGGCGCGTATAACGGTTCTGAAAAATTCGGTCCGGATTATCGCTTTGCATTCTTCCCTTCGCTCTCTCTGGGATGGATGTTGACCAACGAAAAATTCATGGAGAATGTAGAATTTCTGAATACATTTAAAATAAGAGGTTCGTGGGGTTTGATAGGGGATGATAATGTAAGCGGAAGATGGTTGTATGCCGATCAGTGGACTTACGGTGGTAATGCTGTAATGGGTCCGGTACCATCAAACACTCCCTACACTTTTTATCGCATCAGTACACTTGGTAATCCTTTCATCTCATGGGAAACAGTGGAAAAACGCAATATAGGTGTGGATTATAGCTTCTTGCGTGGTAAGATATCAGGTAGTTTTGACTACTTCTCTGATGACAGAAGGGATATTATCATCGGCGGAAATTCTCGTGCTATTCCTTCTTATTTCGGTGTGACTGCTCCCAGCGCTAATCTGGGTCGTGTAAAAGCTAACGGTTACGAGTTTGAAATCAGATTAACGCATTCCTTTGCTAACGGACTAAGAGCATGGGTGAATGCCAACTTTACACACGCAAAGAACAAAGTAATATTTAGAGATTCACCACAATTATTACCTGCTTATCAAAAAACCGAAGGATATCCTATCGGACAAACAAGAGCATTTCTTGATTATGGATTCCTCACATCTTGGGATGATGTATATGCAAGTACTCCTCGTACTTCAAACAACAATAATAAACTACCAGGTGATTTCAATATTATCGACTTTAATGGCGATGGTGTTATTGATGATTACGACAGAGCGCCATATATGTATCCATCAAATCCACAAAATACCTATAGCCCTTCATTGGGTATAGACTGGAAAGGCTGGAATCTGTTCCTTCAGTTTTATGGTGTGAACAATGTTACACGTGAAGTAGCATTCCCCACATTCCACTCTACTTCTAACGTAGCCTATGTAGAAGGTACTTACTGGACAGTGCAAAGAGGAGGTGATATTCCTTATCCTCGCTGGTCTACCATCTTAGGTGGCGAAGCAGTAGGAACAAGATATCTGTATGATGGTTCTTATTTAAGGCTTAAGAATGCAGAGATAGGATATACTATTAGTGGTAAGGCAATTAACAGATTGGGCGTACAGAAATGTAAAATTTATTTGAACGGTAGCAATCTGTTTCTTTGGACTAAGATGCCGGATGATCGTGAATCCAACTTCAGTGGTAGCTCCAGCTTTGGTGCTTACCCGACTCTGCGACGCTTCAATTTTGGTATAGATATAACCCTATAA